In Thalassospira sp. ER-Se-21-Dark, the genomic stretch GATCTCGTCGACAACCAGACCCATGGTGCGTTCACGATCCTGGAACACAAGGGTCGGCTGACGGCCTTCTGACTTCATCTGGTAGCTACCGTCGATAAAGACAAGAGGCATAAGCTTGCCGCGGTACTGGACCAGCGGACGGCCATTCGAATGTTCGATATTCTCGACATCGATTTCTTCAAGACGGGCAACCAGTGCCAGCGGAACCGCACGCACTTCGCTGCCACCGGCCCGGAAGACCAGCATGGATGTGGTTTCACGATCCGATGCATCCGCCTTGGCCTTGCCTTCGACACCTTGCGAACCACCAACGGTGATCTCGCCAGTGCGGGTGGCAATGCCGTTCGGATCAAGGATCATGATCACGCTACCGTCGCCAAGGATGGTGTTACCCGAGAACAGCGACAGATCGCGCAGGATCGGGGCCACCGGTTTGACAACGATTTCCTCGGTGTCGAACACGCGGTCAACGATGATACCGAACGAATAGGTACCAACCTGTGCGACGACGATGAATGCTTCTTCATCGACGGCATCGTCGCTTTCCTGAGTGGTATCAAGACCAAGAATTTTCTTGAGCGTGACCAGCGGCAGCAGACGGTTACGCAGGCGCAGGACCGGCGTGTCGTGAATGCGTTCGATGGAATGTTCGGAATTGTTCGATGCACGAACAAGTTCCAGAACGCTGATCTGCGGAATGGCAAAGCGTTCGCCGCCACTTTCCACGATCAGGGCCGACACGATGGCCAGCGTCAGCGGGATCTTGATGATAAAGGTCGACCCACGGCCTTCGACCGATTTCAGTTCGACCGTACCACCGATCTTTTCGATGTTGGTACGCACAACGTCCATACCCACACCACGACCGGAAACCGAAGTCACCTTTTCCGCGGTCGAGAAACCGGCCTTGAAGATGAACTGCTGGATCTGCTGTTCACCCATGCCTTCAAGCTCGCCCTCGGTCGCAAGACCGTTGGCAATCGCCTTGGCTTTAATGCGCTCAAGGTTCAGACCGCGACCGTCATCGGAAATCTCGATGATGATGTGACCGCCTTCATGATACGCATTCAGCGTGACCGTACCGGTTTCAGGCTTGCCTGCATCGCGACGGCCCGGAATATCTTCCAGACCATGGTCGGCAGAGTTACGCACCATGTGGGTCAGCGGGTCCTTGATCAGTTCAAGAACCTGACGGTCCAGTTCGGTATCGGCACCGATCATCTGCAGATCGATTTTCTTGTTCATCTCGAGGGCAAGGTCGCGAACGATACGCGGCAGTTTCGCCCATGCGTTGCCGATCGGCTGCATACGGGTCTTCATCACGCCTTCCTGAAGGTCGGTCGTGATGTGCGACAGGCGCTGCAACGGCACGGTGAATTCGCTGTCATCCTTGCCACGAACCATCTGCAAAAGCTGGTTACGGGTCAGGACGAGTTCGGAAACGAGCGTCATCAGGTTTTCAAGCAGCTCGACATTCACACGAATGGTCTGGGCTGCAACCGAGCTTTCCTTGGCTTCTGCGCGCGGTGCCTCTGCCTTTGGCTTTTCGGCAGCCTTTTTGGCCGGCGCAACTTCCTGGGATTTCGCAGCAGCGGGCGGAGCTGCCGGTTTTGCCTGTGCTTCAGGCTCCGGTTCAGCGGCCGCCGCCGGTTCGTCAGGAACTTCAAAATCGGGATCGTATTCTGCGGCGTCAAAAGCAGCCTGCAGTTTTTCGTCGTCCGTCATCGGAACTTCTTCGTCGGCTTCCTCTGCTGCCGGGGCTGCTGCAGCAGCCGGCGCACCACCCGGAATTTGGCCGGTATCGGCAAAGTGGTTCAGACGACCAATCAGATCAGCATCATTTCCGTCCGGCTCGGCTTCGTTCTGTTCGAGCTCGCCCAGCAGATACTTAATGGTGTCGATCGACTCAAGAACAAGCGTCACGGCATCAGGTGTCACCACCAGTTCGCCGTCACGGATTTTACCGAGCACGTTCTCGCCAGCGTGGGCAACAGCCTCAAGGCGCGGCAGGCCAAGAAAGCCGCAAGTGCCCTTAATGGTGTGAACCAAGCGGAAAATATTGGACAAGATGTCCGGATCATTCGGGTTCTGTTCCAGCTTCACCAGTTCGACGTCAAGCGTCGACAGGCTTTCAG encodes the following:
- a CDS encoding chemotaxis protein CheW, whose protein sequence is MDDLLSEFLTETSESLSTLDVELVKLEQNPNDPDILSNIFRLVHTIKGTCGFLGLPRLEAVAHAGENVLGKIRDGELVVTPDAVTLVLESIDTIKYLLGELEQNEAEPDGNDADLIGRLNHFADTGQIPGGAPAAAAAPAAEEADEEVPMTDDEKLQAAFDAAEYDPDFEVPDEPAAAAEPEPEAQAKPAAPPAAAKSQEVAPAKKAAEKPKAEAPRAEAKESSVAAQTIRVNVELLENLMTLVSELVLTRNQLLQMVRGKDDSEFTVPLQRLSHITTDLQEGVMKTRMQPIGNAWAKLPRIVRDLALEMNKKIDLQMIGADTELDRQVLELIKDPLTHMVRNSADHGLEDIPGRRDAGKPETGTVTLNAYHEGGHIIIEISDDGRGLNLERIKAKAIANGLATEGELEGMGEQQIQQFIFKAGFSTAEKVTSVSGRGVGMDVVRTNIEKIGGTVELKSVEGRGSTFIIKIPLTLAIVSALIVESGGERFAIPQISVLELVRASNNSEHSIERIHDTPVLRLRNRLLPLVTLKKILGLDTTQESDDAVDEEAFIVVAQVGTYSFGIIVDRVFDTEEIVVKPVAPILRDLSLFSGNTILGDGSVIMILDPNGIATRTGEITVGGSQGVEGKAKADASDRETTSMLVFRAGGSEVRAVPLALVARLEEIDVENIEHSNGRPLVQYRGKLMPLVFIDGSYQMKSEGRQPTLVFQDRERTMGLVVDEIVDIVDDVLNVELTADQDGLVGSAVIDGKATDLIDAGYYLELAFSDWFGTEDNGGEKKRVLLIDDSPFFRNLLTPMLSVAGFNVTAVENAEQAMDLKNRGVLFDAIISDIEMPGMNGFEFAEALQDDAEWGEIPIIALSSHTKEEDFERGRQVGFSDYVAKFDRDALVSTLIQTLSSM